The following nucleotide sequence is from Mangifera indica cultivar Alphonso chromosome 1, CATAS_Mindica_2.1, whole genome shotgun sequence.
AAACAACTAAACAAATTCGCTAAAACTAAAAGTAGCCTCACGATTTGCAATTTCCTTCTCCTTAGCAGCTGCCAACCTCCTCAGCTTCACAGCTTGTGCAAATGTTGATGgcctaaaatcaaataaaacaccCAATGATACAGTTGTAACCATTAaacatcatatcatcaacaATCCAAACCTTTTGTTCAACTGTGATGTTTGAAAACGCCAGCATAAATTGTAACTAGTAATTTTAACCAAAGATGCAATTACCAAGTCATTGTTATTAAGTATAAAAGGCTTTCAATTGAACAAACGATTATACAAGCAAGTTGCATTTCTTTCAGAGCTTGATAACAAACAAGATTAAGTGAACAAACATACAACTATTAAAGgggaaattatagaaaaaaacaatgcccattaaatcaaaattgatCTACGCATACAATTCTATTGTGTGAATTATACTTGTACTAAATCGAAATTTGACCACTCACTGCGACAAAGAGCTGGCctctttcaaaatttgttttatttctccCCGCAATTGCATTTCTTTATCACTCCTGTATCCTTTCTGATAAACGCCACCGTATCAAAATATGAGCATCAGAAAATCTGAATATTAATACATCAATGATGGATTAGATTATGAAAAGCATTTACACGGAATTAATTTGTTACCATCTTCCGTTGCTGGACCCATCGCGAAACGTACTGAAATGCGAAGACAATAAGTAAAATAAGCGGTGCAGCTAGAGGGCTTTCCTGTTTTCCTATGATTTCTTCCTCTCTCATGACCATCCTTGTTCACGGAAATCTTTTTAACGAAAATTGATAAAACTCGACCCCTATCATCGCTGGTTCACGTTAAGTATTTTACTTTTCGGATCTCTGATGCGGGTCGGGTTGTGCTTGGGTCGGATCACCCGTTGGACACATTGCATGTAAAAGAATgccattgttttttttattatggatcatttcatttctaattcaaaatatcaaatcacttagatatttaattatataataatatattattattagtatataaattaatatttattattagtgtatatagttttattaaaatcttaaacTATAAACACTCACGTGAAATTCAAAAGCACAAACTGATATTTGTTTGGtgcaaattttttcaaaataacacCAAAAATGATACAATCTTgtcaaatctaataaataattctagacaaattgaatatttttaaatgtgATTGACAATCTactagagatgataatttcgaTCTAAATTTAGAGTTTCCAACTCTCCCCAACCTTAACAGGGAGGAGATTTTTCGAtagaaataagaaaaggaaaggagataaagacaaaaaaatatctCTACAATATGGGACAAGAATACATGTGTTCTCATCtcatctctttatattaatatctgtatttaaaatactaacatattcttataattttaaattatttatgtttttcaaatttatttatatttttgttatacatattaagataattaatatatgatatctgtgatatttgaaatagtgggttatgtttaattttagttaattttattatttaatatatttatattatgttttgaaAGTACAAAAAGAGGATTTTTTTTCCACAGAGGTCAGGACAGGGAAGGGATGAAGAAGAGATTTTTCGTCACATAGAGATGatggaaaattttgtttatcCTAATAATAGGGACGGACCAAGAATGGAGAATAATATTTTGTGTAAAGATGAGGATGGGAATTGAAATCTCCTCCCTTTGCTTTCCATTGTCATCCCTATCATCTgcattgcaatttttttttacattttttggaaaagagaaatgatattttgaaagaatatatttaatttaaaaattcaagagaTGGAGCGATGGGAACATGTAATTTCATCTAGATGGGAAATAGTAATTTACTCAAGTATAAAGTATCTCATCTCACTTGTATTTAGCTGCATAAAGAAAATCCATATTATATGCACTCATTTTAAATtcgtaaataaatatatatttatatatattatatataattaaatattattttattattaatttaaaatcactaaattacttaattatatatataactgtgtatttgtttatatagtcaaagtaaatatatatagttttgttgaTAAATAACTAGCACATAATCGACATTGTTTACTaataaattgtttgaatttggtttgatttcgTAGCTcgaattaattgtttaaattcgTAACTTGATTCGGTTCGAATTAATGGTTAAAATTGAcagttcaaattcatagtttgagttcatagttcattaataaaataacattgttttatttaaataatattcaaaatttttgattCGAGCCATAAATTAGAGTCGAATCgaatcatatttttgaattgtcaattcaaattattgaatttgaactgattcgacttataaatttgagttaaatcaaattatgaattcaaactattaatACAAATCGAACTAAATTAAACacctcttaatttaaatttggtttaaattaaaaaaataagttaaatattttaatataaatttaatttagattttaatcaaacaaatttatattaaattaaattaagttaaattaacTTTCAAACCTAAATTAGCTTGGATCATATCCACGCCTACTTTCAAGGCAATCCTATTAATCCCTCGAGTCGGCAACAAATTGACATATCTAACCTCAATGGCTGCAGAGTTAATGGCCACGTGACGCAATCTTTCATTCACTTCAACAAGGAAAGCACTGACGGACCGTCAGTCGTCTGGCCAATGAAAAATGACGTGGCAGTTCATTTCAAAATCCCGCCTAAACCCGGacttcaatttataattttgtttcttttgtaagTTTCCCAAATAATCCTTTCGTTATTTTCGCTACGCTCTTTAACCGAAAAAAGGCCCCTCGAACgcacaaaataataaacaaggAGCAAACAAACACAATTTACAAACCAGCACATCGTTTGACATCTCTCAAAAACCCTAATCGCTCCAGGTAACTCGGCGAGTCTCTGCGGCGCTGTCTCAGTCCGAGTCACACCAATTTCCTTGCCATTCTCATggtttttgatttgtttttcgcGCAGGTTTTGTCATGAAGGGAGGAAGATCAAAAGCGGAGGACAACGGTAATGATACGAAGTAAGTTTTCGTTATTGATTTCTCGTTCTTCGTCTCCGTAGATCTGATTCGCATACGTGTAGTTATTAGTAGGCTTGAGTTTACGATCGTTATTATGTTGCACGTTTCGTTTTATAGGCTAAAGAGCAGAGGCGCGAAAGCCGGAAAGCGGAAGGCAAAGGCTGCGAAGGATCCGAACAAGCCTAAGAGGCCTCCTAGTGCTTTCTTCGTTTTCAtgtaagagttttttttttttttctaatattatttttcgtcgtgagtttatttatttactttgtaattttttatgtgaaattAAGGGAGGAGTTTAGGGTGCAATTCAAAAGAGAAAATCCTGACAACAAATCTGTGGCTGCTGTAAGTAATGACATAAGCAATTACAGACActgttctttttttatttttcgggaaacttatatttgtatatttcaCATTATTTTTACGGATCAGGTCGGCAAAGCTGGTGGAGAGAAATGGAAGTCTATGAGTGACGCCGTTAGTATTATCAGACTTagttataactttttaaattaattttcataattattttcttaatctGTTTTTTTCTTGCGATATCAGGAAAAAGCTCCATATGTAGCTAAGGCTGAGTCAAGAAAGAATGATTACAACAAGAGCATGAAGGCTTACAACAAGAAATTGGTGAATAAATCTTTAATActttttttcacataaatttaAAGTATGAAAATTTTGGTGATTGATGGGctttctaaatttataatagGCTGATGGAGAGAATGGGGTTGAGGAGAATGAATCTGACAAGTCAAAGTCTGAAGTGAACGACGAGGATGAAGATGGCAGTGGCACTGCAGAggtttgttttattattattttatgcttGAAACAGTACTTAATTGCATAAAAacagtgaaaaaaaataatacggGTTTCAATTAACTGTGCTGTTTGGATTTGTAggaggatgaagatgatgattaaAGAAAGGCAGAGGAGGAAGATCCATGTGGGACATGAGCAATTTAGTAGAATTCCTCATAACATGATAACCCCTAATTAATGTTTTAGATTAGATTAATTAGATTAGTCAAAAACAAAGCACAGAGAAAGGACTGGTTTCAGTGCACCCTATCAGGAATTCACTGAGAGCACATATGCTTATATACTAATTTCCCTAATTTTTAATGATCTAGTTTCAGTCTTTCCTTAACTATCTTGTTTGTTATTGCATCTGATTTATTATTGAGATCATTTGTACTTGTGGAAAGATCAAATAATTCTGCAAGTATCTCGGTTTTAGGACTAGTGTCTTGCCTCTATATCATGGTCTCCTTtgctttttgactttttttttaatgaaagttCTGTTGACTTGGAAATTGGGTTGGCATCATTGTTTGTGGATTGCTAATGTGACAGGCGATAGTGAATTTGGAAACTTATagtatttcaatttcttttaattttttgtttctttcttgattataatataagattatataGCTGAGCAGATTATCTGTACAGTATGAGTGGCCGATTGAGTTGCGAATGAATtgttttctcatttgttttctttttttacttaCTGAGGTGGAAATTCGATTAGCCACGCATGGTTTTGGTGCCTTGCGGGGGGAATGTTTATTTACTTCAATCGATATTGAACTTGCTTTTTCGTAGGTAGCTTATGCAtacaaattgtaaaattttaattgataatggTGTTACTGAGTTGTCATAGTACTCGGGTAGTTACAGAGCTTGAATAACACTTTGTAAAAATACAGGTACATAGCTGTATGATGCCATATGTCTCTTCCCATGTGTTGTAGTTTGGACCCATAATGTATGACTTTAAAATGAGTATAACATATGATCTGTCTTAATAAGACTGgatgatttatttgtttattttattttatttctgcTATAAAAGTTATTTACTCTAATAGAAACTGGACTTGTTTTTAAGCAagtttaaatttcttaccttattGAGTTCGTTAATAAATTCTTTTGAAGCAAAGggtttattatcttttaaaaatttaaatatctatttatagattgttatcttaaaaactaatattttttttatatttaagttttaaaaagttatatatatttttttatagtttcaattttttagtaaatttttttgacAAGCAATGGCTCCTCTTATGCTCTTCGAATGATGTCTTTCTTTGGTACTGTCTCTCCTTCTAGGTCATCTCTCTTGGCATTGTTCATTTGTTTGGACAATGAACAATTCATTTAGATGAAGAttgatttcatctttgtttggaCGACAATGAATTGTCTAAGCAGAAATGATTTATCTGGTTTATTGTCTAAACGAATGAGTGACAATAGGAGAGATGGTTGGGAaggaaagatagttttaaaaaaggagAGATATCATTAGGAGAGCATCGAAGAAACTGccatttgttaaaaaatttatcaaaatattgaatTCTTAGGAAAgaatatataactttttaaaacttaagaataaaaaaaaattgttaatttttataattttgagaaaaaaataagataaaatttaatttttttaaatattattaattagataataattttatctctagaaTTAATGATTTTGGttaatatttgagattttaaatgGTTATAAAAAGTAGGAAGAGTAAACTTGGTAGGAATAAGCGGTGTGGCCTTCTCTTGACAGAATGTTTTAATAATCATTTTGTGTTTAAGAGTTACGTCATATTTTGGATTTGTCTTCCAAATATGTGGCAGCCATATATTTTCAAGCGTAAATTTGTTTCTAGCCCAACTTTTGGATAATTCTTTTCCACCCCTGAAAcctaaaaatgaacttttttttttggactaAACCTTTCCCACTAACAAGAATGCCCCttatataaattgagttttCTTTCAGTGTCAcccaatttcaaaatttcagcCAATTTTCTGTTCGTAATTCCGTAACAAATCAGACCAAACATCACATACATTTAACCTCCATGCATTATTCtaagtttttttgttcattttctgtCATCATTGGAGCCATTATAATTTTCTGTCAATGTAAAGCTTGAATTTGTGTTTTCCAGTTATTAAGGGAGGAAGAagtaagattttattatttcatttttttcattacatATTAATCATgattatccaaaaaaatattGTGTTGATCTTGATTATAGTGGTTTATGCTTGGAAGTTTTgagttttagagttttttttattgaaattatggtTTTGggattgtttaatttgttagcATCGAATTATTGgaatttatttgttataaatagaGTTTGGAGTATCATTTGAATAGATTGAACGAGACTAGAGTTGATTATATTGGTAATTTAGAGTCAATGCTAAACTTTGGAACAAGGAGgtttttgtttaaaagaaaaactaaaggGTTATATAGATATTTATCATGTATTTCATAAAGTAGAATTGGGGGTGCatgtgttaaaattaaaagctGGGGAGGCCAAAAGTTTATTGCAATGCTGTTTAGCCCCAAATCCAAGATTTAACGCTAGAAAGTTCAGCAAAAATACCGAACTTCCTATCAGACGATAAATTGGAATAATTAGAAGGGAGGGTTATATAGTAACTTCACTTTCTAGCTTTAGTAAGTTTAAATCAGGGTtgtattgtaaaattaaaaagttaagaGGGCAAAAATAACACCGCTAGGGAAAATGACTGTAAGCCccttaacttttaaataataatttaccccATATTCAAAGTTTGACGTGGGTTGTATTGCAAATTTTGAAAAGCTAGGAGGGGTAAAAAAAGTTTGATCACtggatatttaattaaaacccaataaattataactattttaattacTGTCTAGACATCCAATTTGGCGTTAAGGTGTATTTGCAAATTTACCAAGCCAAGTCATAAAAAATGCAATTTGTCTGGTTCGTAGTTGTGGGTTTAGGTGGCATAAACTCTTGCAGTTTTACAGCAAAAATTCCCTGAGCTTAAAAGAAAGTCATAAAAAATGCGAAAGTTCATGCCGCTAGTGTACCTATGGGGTTATGTGAACAAGTTTTTGGAGTAGGGGTTAGATGCAAGATTTAGGAGTGCAAATGTAACATTTTAGGGGTAtaagtgtaaaattttaaattttatgggtTATTCATCAATGACATTTAAGTGAAAATATGTTGAAAGTTGAATGaaattaagggaaaagaatAATGTTTTTATGATGTTTTAATAATGTAACAAACACATAgggtttgaatttaatttgttaagttATTAGTGatactaacaaattaaaaaaaaaagtagattttttagaacataatgtcaatttggaaaataaaatccAAGAGTCATTCTATACAACTAGAGCTACCTCTTGTCAAGTACCAAAACACCTACCACTTTAAGACACATGTGACAATTAGGGTTCATAAGAAGGTCATAACAAAGCTTCAATTGAGATTCACTAAGGTGTAATAGAGGATATGTTCTGGCAGACATGCAtagaatattttcttaattgcaACGTCACCCAATTTAGTGGTGTATTGACTCATTTAGTCTTTACGAAAGGAATAAGTtttggggatattaattaaaataggcacctGCATCCCcgtctaaacctttttcggcaataATTACtccgttttacctttttaagcaaaccaactgtttcattccaaaaatacctttCTTCTGATTTTTCAAACGCAACGCTTACGTTCCGCCGATTAATTCATtacttttcaataaaatcattaatattaaattaccttaaataaaaaaaatttataaattaaaaaagagatcaatatatataaattcttatatataaaaaataatggatatataaaaaataatacgtttttctttaaattaccagtaatgaaaaatagattaaattttatttttataaaataattgatttttatatataaaagataatagatatatttaaaatgataccttgtgtgttttattttcaaacagaTTGCGCTGAAGAGATGCAGGAATTTTGAAAGGGGTGCTTTGAAACCTTGGGAAAAATTGAGAAAGGGTGCGGAAATGGTCgttaatttggaaaggggtgcagaAACTTAGCGGAAATTTGAGAAAGGCTGTGGAAATGGTGgataatttggaaaggggtgcggcaaaccgtgaaagggtgcgtggaaggtgTGAAAATTGTGGAAAAGGTGCAGCGGCAagtgctgaaagggtgcgaaaatGGCTGAAAGGGTACGgtaatttctgaaagggtgcggcagtttctaaaagggtgcgagaattatCGAAAGGGTATgttaatttctgaaagggtgcggtagTTTCTGAAATGGTGCGGCAATTGACAAAAAAAGTatggcaatttctgaaagggtgcgggaattattgaaagggtgcggcagtttataaaagggtgcgagaattgcCGAAATGGTGCGGGAATTACTGGAAGGGTATGTTAATTTCTGAAAAGTTTCTGAAATGGTACGGCAATTGATAAAAAAGTATGGTAATTTCttaaagggtgcggcaatttctgaaagggtgcgggaattgtcaaaagggtgcgggaattactgaaagggtgcggcattttctgaaagggtgcgggaattactgaaagggtacgacattttctgaaagggtgcgggaattattGAAAGGGTGCGGGCAGTTTTtaaaagggtgcgagaattgtCGAAATGGTGcgggaattactgaaagggtaTGTTAATTTCTGAAAAGTTTCTGAAATGGTGCGGCAGTTGACAAAAAAGTATGGTAATTTCTTAAAGGGTGcggcagtttctgaaagggtgcgggaattactgaaagggtgcggcattttctgaaagggtgggggaattactgaaagggtgcggcattttctgaaagggtgcgggaaatacTAAAATGGTGCGGAAATTGCTAAAAGGGTGCGTAAGTTTCTGAAAGAGTGCGGCAAACTGAAAGAGTGCGAGAAAGGGTGCAggaattactgaaagggtaTGGCAATCCCGAAAAGGGTGCggtagtttctgaaagggtgcaacaATTGGCCAAAATATATGGCAATTTCTAAAAGGGTATGAccgtttctgaaagggtgcgggaattattGAAAGGGTGCGGTAGTTTATAAAAGGGTACGAGAGTTGCCGAAATGGTGCGGGAATTACTGAAAGAGTATGTTAATTTCTGAAAAGTTTCTGAAATGGTGCGGCAATTGACAAAAAAGTGTGGTAATTTCTTAAAGGGTGcggcagtttctgaaagggtgcgggaagtACTGAAAGGATGCAGCATTTTCTGAAAGAGTGcgggaattactgaaagggtgtgacattttttgaaagggtgcagGAAATACTAAAATGGTGCGGCAGTTTttaaaagggtgcgggaaatacTAAAATGGTGCGACAATTTTTAAAAGGGTGCGAGATTTGTCAAAAGGGTGCGAAATGGCTAAAAGGGTGCGTCAGTTTCTGAAAAGGTGCGGCAATTaccgaaagggtgcgggaaattttagaaagggtgcggcaagcaTTATAGGCACGTTGAAGGTGCAGGAATTGCTTAACGGGTGCGTGGAAGTGTGCGAATGGGTGCGTGGATGGGTGCATTGCATTATAATctaacgggtgcgtgaaaaccCTAATGTTCAGAGActtgtgcatgcatgcacaacttatcatttttaattttaaaccttTATTAAGacgttaataattaattattttttatatgaagagaattcaattcttcattaatatttaggTAGGGTAGATTTGTGGCAGATGAAAGTATTTACTGCAATATTAAGTAGATAAATCTATGATTATCTACTTTCTCcataaacaaattattgttatttcacaaagatctctctctttctttatttgttataaCTTCAATCTCAcctttttgattttgaatccATCCATAAGAAAGAATGGTAGGAGTGATGTTTATGCTAGGATTCGGAGGAGAATGGCGCAACGATGAAGGTAATCACCTCAAATATATCGGTGGGTTGCAGAAATTATTTTCAgctgataaaagaatcaattacgAAGGATTTAAGGAAGGAGTATGCTTTCGTTTAGGTATCGATCaaagttttaatgaaattaaaatttatatgccgAATCCAACCAAGTTTAGCGATACAccttatttattgaaagatgattatgatatccGAATGATGATGCAGTTATGTAAGTCTCACAAAAAGTCTCCCTTTTTTCTTGAAGTGGTTTTACAGCAAAATGAATTTCCAGATATTTATCAGCAATATTCACAACTGGATCAAGAGATTCATCAAGGCATCCGACAAAATCCATCAGTCGAAATTCATTCCatggataacatatatacacaaccAGAAAGTGTACCAGAACATATACCAGAAAGTGTTCCAGAAAGTGTTCCAGAAATTAACAGGATAAATACAGATGGTATTGAGAACGATATTTGTTGGAATCCTTTTTCTCAAGACTTGGCATATGGTGAAAGAGGCCCAGAACCAATATGGGGTACACCTGAAGGCTGTTATCAAACAGATGATATTCCAAGAAATGATATTAACCTtccagaagaaaatgaatattgcGGTTTTGATAACGTGGGTGCTAGAGATTATAATGGTGCAGAAATGTGTGataatgttgttgatgatgtaGGGGTTGGTACGTCAGTGACAGCACCTGAAAGTTTAGTTGGTTGCAATCCATTTTTTGGTGGTCCAGAACCTTACAgagatgttgaaaatgaaggaattaCAGTTCATACTGTTGCACCATCACGCGACAAATTCAAAGTGACAAACCAGTTTGCATCTAAACAAGTTTTGAAAGATACATTATATAGAGATGCAatagaaaatggttatcaattcaagGTCTCGAGctcaaataaaaagagatgggatataaagtgtttacatcaacaatgcaaatggaaaGCGGGAGGGAGCAAGTTAAGTAATAGCGATGTATTTGTCTTACATAAATTCGGAACACATACTTGTCCTCGCGATATGATAAGGCCTCATCACAGGCAAGCAGGTAAAAGGGCACTTGGAAAAATCTTACAGACCGTATTTACTGCTGGGGATCGTGTGTATAGGCCGAAAGAAATTATAACAGATATGGCAGATaggtttcaaattgatatatcttatgcaCAAGCTTGGCGTGCAAAGAATTGGGCGTTGAACGAAATTAGAGGTTCACCAGAAGAGTCTTTTAGATTATTACCACTATTTTGTTATAACCTTCAACAACGAAACCCTAGTACTATTACACAAATTGAAACTGACTCAAATAATcgatttcaatttgttttcatatctttagGATGCTCTATTAGAGTATTCCGTGAGTATTGTCGtcctgttatttgtattgatgaagCATTTCTGAAAGGTCGATATTG
It contains:
- the LOC123213681 gene encoding protein GET1-like isoform X2, with amino-acid sequence MVMREEEIIGKQESPLAAPLILLIVFAFQYVSRWVQQRKMKGYRSDKEMQLRGEIKQILKEASSLSQPSTFAQAVKLRRLAAAKEKEIANHKELQCREIKSSYDLYLKVLSISKVVVYFVLICWFWRTPIAAVSRPLVQPFGWDYTLAYIVHQG
- the LOC123213681 gene encoding protein GET1-like isoform X1, encoding MVMREEEIIGKQESPLAAPLILLIVFAFQYVSRWVQQRKMKGYRSDKEMQLRGEIKQILKEASSLSQPSTFAQAVKLRRLAAAKEKEIANHKELQCREIKSSYDLYLKVLSISKVVVYFVLICWFWRTPIAAVSRPLVQPFGKFLSWRTGGVSNNNVLVGIIPWLILSTRVSKYVCELFK
- the LOC123217209 gene encoding high mobility group B protein 3-like; protein product: MKGGRSKAEDNGNDTKLKSRGAKAGKRKAKAAKDPNKPKRPPSAFFVFMEEFRVQFKRENPDNKSVAAVGKAGGEKWKSMSDAEKAPYVAKAESRKNDYNKSMKAYNKKLADGENGVEENESDKSKSEVNDEDEDGSGTAEEDEDDD